The sequence CCGATGTAGAAGCGGTCGCCGGCCTGCGGGATCGCTCCGGCGGTCGAATTGAGCAGACCGCCCAGGGTCTCGAAATCGCCCTGGTTCGGCAACCGCGCGCCGAGAGCATGGTTCAGCTCCTCGACACGCGTCTCCGCGCGGACGAGCGCCGTCCCGTCCGGGCCGAACTGCGGCGCGGGGCCTTCCTTGTCGTGCTCGTCGCGGATCTCGCCGACGATCTCCTCGAGGATGTCCTCGAGGGTGACGATGCCGGAGAACCCGCCGTACTCGTCGACCACCAGCGCGATCAGGGAGCGCTTCAGCTGCATCTCCCGCAGGAGCTCGCCGACCGGCTTGGTCCAGGGAACGAAGAGCGCCGGGCGAACGATGTCCTGGAGCACGATCAGCTCCGGGTGCGCCAACAGCGGGATGACGTCCTTGGCATGGAGGACCCCTTTGATGTGATCGAGGTCCCCCTCGTACACCGGCATCCGCGTATGGCCCTCTTCCGCGAGCAGCTCGATGACCTGCCCGGGCGTCGCGTCGATCGGCACCCCGACGACCCGCGTGCGCGGGACCATGATCTCCTTCGCCGTGCGCTCGGCGAACGAGAAGAGCCCGTGCACCAGCTCCGGCGAAGGTGCTCCGGTTCCGCCTCCCCGCGCTTCGTCGCTGAGGATCTTCTCGATCTCCTGCAGCGGCGGCGGGGGCGGGGTGTACCGCGCGGTCGCTCCGCGCCGCAGGAGCAAGGCGTCGAAGAGCTTCAGCAAGAGCCGCACCGGCAGTCGCAGCAGGCGGCAGACTGACCAGGCCGGTGCCGCGAGCGCAAGGCTCCACGAGAGCGGCCGCGCCGACGCGAGCGAACGCGGCGCCAGATCGATCACCAGTGCCACGGCGCCCGCCAAAAGGCCCGCCACCAGTTGCAGCGAGCTCCGCGAGCTCGAATGCACGCCGGCGCGAAAGAGGATGTCGCCGACGACGATGGCGCAGGCGACGGCGGCGAACGCGAGCAGGGCGGAGGACGCGCCGCGCAGCGCCGCCGCGGTGGACTCGGGCTCGCGCTTCAACTCGAGCAGCCAGCGCGTGCGCAGCGGATGATGCTGTTCTTCCGCACGCAGCTCGTCCTCGGCGACGGCGAGCAGTGCCGTGTCCGCCGCCTGCAGCAGGGCGCGGCCTGCGAGAGCGGCGCCTGCCGCCAGGAGCTCGAGCATTGGCGCGGATCGTAGTCCGCGTCCGCCCGCTCGCCAAGCTTGAAACCGCGGGCCTGTAGCATTACGGTTCGCCCCTTCGGAGGAGCGACATGAAGGCGCGCGTCGTGGTCACGCTGAAGAAGTCGGTGCTCGATCCGCAGGGGCTCGCCGTCGGCCGCGCCCTGGGGTCGCTCGGCTTCAACGAGGTGAAGGACGTCCGGTTGGGCAAGATCATCGAGCTGGACCTCGACGCGAGGGACGCGGCCGAGGCGAGGAAACGGGTGCAGGACATGTGCGAGAAGCTCCTCGCCAACACCGTGATCGAAGAGTATCGGGTGGAGGAGATCCGCTGATGCTCTTCGCGGTAGTCGTCTTCCCCGGCAGCAATTGCGACCACGATGTCTACCACGTGGCGAAGCACGTCCTGGGCTCCGCCGCCCGGTACGTCTGGCACAAGGATAGGGACCTGCGCGGTGCCGACGTGGTGGTGCTGCCCGGCGGCTTCTCCTATGGCGACTATCTCCGCACCGGCGCCATCGCGCGGTTCTCGCCGATCATGGAAGAGGTGCGGAAGTTCGCCCATCGGGGTGGGCACCTGATCGGCATCTGCAACGGGTTCCAGATCCTCCTCGAAGCGGGCCTCCTTCCCGGCGCGATGCGCCGCAACGATTCGCTCAAGTACGTCTGCCGCGACGTGAATCTCAAGGTGGAGAACGCCATGACGCCCTGGACGCGCAGGTACGCGAAGGGTGACGTCATCCGCATCCCCATCGGCCACGGCGACGGCAACTACTTCATCGACGACGAAGGTTTGCGCAGGCTCGAGGGCGAGCAGCAAATCGCGTTTCGTTACGTCGACCAGGCGGGAATCCGCGGCATCTCGGGGAGCAACCCGAACGGCTCGCTCGCGGACATCGCCGGCATCACCAACGCGCGCGGCAACGTGCTCGGAATGATGCCCCATCCGGAGCGCCTCGCCGAGGGCGTGCTCGGAGGCGAGGACGGGCGCCGGCTCTTCGAGAGCATCGTCGACGCCCTCGGCTGACGTCAGCTTCTGCGGCTGCGCTTCGCATGCACGCGCGGCGCGGTCCACTCCTTTCGGTTGTGCGGCTTGCTCGCGCCTTCCGGCAGCGCGTTGATCGCACGGCGCAAACGTCCGTGCGCCATCACCACGTCGGTGTCACTCTGCAAAAATGGCGCGTACTTCTCCCAGAACGGCGACCCGCCGGCCTGCGTGAGCCGATCGATCTCCTTCCGGACGCCCGCCACCGTTCCTGCCGGCAGGATCTCCTGCGCGAGGAGCGAGTCGAGATCGACGATCAGCTCACTCATCGGATGCAGCCAGGCGAAGTAGGGGTGCTCGGTGAGCAGGCGGAGCATCTGCCCCGGACCTCCGGCCGGCCCGATCTCCCGCTCGTAGGTCGCCCGCACCGCCTGGACCAGCGTGCGATGCACCTCGCGCAGCGCCGCGGCCGCCTCCAGCAGCGCGGGCTTGTGCGCGCCTTCCCCGGTCATGCCCCTAGTTTATGCCGGGACGGGCACGATGGCGGCCGGTATCGACGGATCCGGCGCCAACTTGACGATCGGTGGACCCCTCCAGCGGCGCAGCTCTGCCAACCCGCTCGTCACCACCACGTGCGGGAAGCCCTCGTTCGTCCGGCCGGGCGTCCAGGAACCCAGGTTGAAATAGCGGGCGCCGTTTCCCAGCGCTTCCTCCACCGCGCGATGGCTGTGGCCCATGACGATGTACCTCACGTCGAAGACTTGCGCGACGCGCCGGGCAGCCGCCTGCAGCATGGGGTGCGCATCGGTCCGGCGCCGCTTGCCGAGCGCGGCGTTCATTGCGGCGAAGAGGATGCCGATGCAGGTCAGCACTCCGGATTTGGCCCAGAACCCGTCGACGGTGTGGGCCAGCGTCCACGCCGTGATCAGGCAGACGACCGCCAGGAGCATCCGGTCGAGATAGAAGAGCTGCATTGAATCGAACAGGCTCTGCTCTGCCGGCCGCGAAGCGATCTCCGCCAGCTGCCGCGCCTGGTTCTCCGTCCCCTGGAACCGGGCGAGGAGCTGACGGACGTGGGCATCCCGATCCACCGCTGGCGCCAACGCCTTGTCCGCGGCGCGGGCGAATGCCCTCGAGATCTTCAGCGACTGCCGCACGATGGGATAGATGACGCGGAACACCATCACGAAGTAGTCGGCCGCGACGCGCAGCGGATTACCCGCCCTGAGCACCCAGTCGAGGTATTCCTTGACCCCCCAGGCGTCGACGTCGTCGGCGACCTCGACCTGCTCCGTGTACCGGTTGACGAAGTAGCGCAGCACCTTGGAGCTGATGGGAAGCTCGATCTCCGTGTCGTCGTTGTGCGCGGAGAAGAAATCCGTCTGCACGGAGTACTGGTCGTGCGCATGTCCGTGCTCGGCGTAGAAGAACCCCGGCTCAAGATAGAACCAGTCGTGGAATTCGACCAGGCGGTCGATCTTCCGCCGCGGACAGCCGCTGCGCTCGGCGAGGATTTTGCGCAGCTCTTCCTGGACGGCGGGCCACCGCCATTCGGAATCGTGGTTCCCACGGATGATGCGAACCGAATTGCCCCTATGGACAAAATGGGCGAGCGCGTCAAAGACCGCTGGATGACGTTCGGCGGTACGCCGCAGCTTCCAGACGCACTTCGGCTCCGTCGGAGCGAGGCCCAAGGCCCGTTCCTCACTGGAGATTTCGAAGGGTACCGGCTCCTTCGGCACCAGCGTGATGGCAACGAAGTCGACGATGTCGCCGTTCAGAATCAGATGCCACGGCTTGTCGCCCTCGCGGTGCGACGTATGGTGCAGAAGGAACGAGGTCAGCGGTCCGTCCGTTGGACGCGGTCGGTCAAGCTTGTTGCCGGGGCGAAGATCGCAGCCGAGGTGGAGGTCGGAGATGGCCAGCAGGTTGTGCGGCCGCTCCGATAGCGTCCGCACCCGCCGCCACATTCCTCGAAGCCCCATCGCTCTCCGCCCCCTTCTCTGAGGGAGTCTTGAGCAAGGCGCATGCCGTTACTTCGCAGGCGAGCGAGCGGGCTTCAGATCGATCTCTCGTACACGCGGTACGTCTTGTACTTCCGCGCTCCCATCCTCTCGATGCCACGGTTGATCATCACATTGTCCTCGAGCGTCCACGACAGCTCGCCGCCCACATAGCCCCGGGCGGCGCCGCGGCGCGCGACCTCCACGTAGAGCACCGCCGCGAGTGTTCCGTAACGGTGTGACGCCCGATACTCCTCCTTCACGCCGAGGAGCAGCAGCCGGGCGTGGTGCGGCCGGCGGAACCTCAGGCGCCAGAGCAGCTTCACCACGTTCAGCGGGTTCTTGGTCAGCTCGCCGTCGAAGTCCTTGACCATCTCGTTGACGTCGGGGATGGCGAAGCACATCGCCGCCGGCTTGCCGTCCACCTCGGCGACCAGCGCGATCTCCGTGTCCACGAACATCTTGTACTCGGTGGCGATGATCTCCAGCTCGGCGGAAGTAAACGGCGTGAAGTTCCAGTTGTGCGACCACGCCGAGTTGTAGACGTCGCGGACGATGTCCACCTCGCGGCGGAAGTGCGACAGGTCCATCGGCCGGACGCGGAC comes from Deltaproteobacteria bacterium and encodes:
- a CDS encoding HlyC/CorC family transporter produces the protein MLELLAAGAALAGRALLQAADTALLAVAEDELRAEEQHHPLRTRWLLELKREPESTAAALRGASSALLAFAAVACAIVVGDILFRAGVHSSSRSSLQLVAGLLAGAVALVIDLAPRSLASARPLSWSLALAAPAWSVCRLLRLPVRLLLKLFDALLLRRGATARYTPPPPPLQEIEKILSDEARGGGTGAPSPELVHGLFSFAERTAKEIMVPRTRVVGVPIDATPGQVIELLAEEGHTRMPVYEGDLDHIKGVLHAKDVIPLLAHPELIVLQDIVRPALFVPWTKPVGELLREMQLKRSLIALVVDEYGGFSGIVTLEDILEEIVGEIRDEHDKEGPAPQFGPDGTALVRAETRVEELNHALGARLPNQGDFETLGGLLNSTAGAIPQAGDRFYIGGLELTVVQRDERRVRLVRVARSKSAPPAAPRA
- the purS gene encoding phosphoribosylformylglycinamidine synthase subunit PurS → MKARVVVTLKKSVLDPQGLAVGRALGSLGFNEVKDVRLGKIIELDLDARDAAEARKRVQDMCEKLLANTVIEEYRVEEIR
- the purQ gene encoding phosphoribosylformylglycinamidine synthase subunit PurQ — its product is MLFAVVVFPGSNCDHDVYHVAKHVLGSAARYVWHKDRDLRGADVVVLPGGFSYGDYLRTGAIARFSPIMEEVRKFAHRGGHLIGICNGFQILLEAGLLPGAMRRNDSLKYVCRDVNLKVENAMTPWTRRYAKGDVIRIPIGHGDGNYFIDDEGLRRLEGEQQIAFRYVDQAGIRGISGSNPNGSLADIAGITNARGNVLGMMPHPERLAEGVLGGEDGRRLFESIVDALG